CGGCAACCGTCTCTGTGTGGAGGACTCGAGTGGCAGACTCGCGAGCGACTCTCCACATGGGTTGTTCTCGACGCGAGCGGACGTCAGCCTCTGGAGACGAGGCAGGAATCGTTACGGGAGCCGGTGATAGTCAAATCGGCGACCTCACGTGGTGTTCGCCAGCGTCTGTCGGAGTAACGACCGCTGCCCGCGCCGGAGTTGCGCCGAGACGGCGGATGTTGAAATCTCGAGTTTGAAACTCATGGCTCGAAAAGGAGTAGAATAGTCAACATCAATATGTGTATCGTAACAAGCTAATACATTTCTATGAAATTACGTCTGTAATCACTATCTTGTGCTCAAACGTTCTAAATACATCTTTGTTGTCTAAAGCTGTTTCATACCAATATCTCAACTCGAAAGAAGAGCATCCAAACTGGACGAGAACACGTTGGAAGGTATTTCAACTTATGCAATTATATCTCCTGTATAGACAACATATTAATTCTATCGGCGAAATTTTTCTGTATCCTCCACTATAGTGTGGGACTCACAGAAATAGCTACTGAGAGTACTCTGCCTACATATCGAAATACAGTATAGTAATCTATATCGATAGATAGTGGTATCCGATGACCACTGATTTACCAAGTCATGTTTGTCTCGGGGGGGCACCATCGACACCACTTTCGGGCTTAGTTCACCGGTGGTATTTAAACGGCCCAATAGAGCTGTTCGGAGCCATCGAATATGTGGTATAGAAACTGAAACAGTGCTATTGGGTAGGGACAGCATCCAAGTAACGATCCTCGAGTGTTTCCATCTATACGCCCGCTCGAGTCGAATTAGCCCGATATATACATCCACATTTGTGTAATTTGTGGTGGAGCACTACAGTGATTGGCGCAGAAATTATCTGCAGGTTGTCCATACAACGACTCACCCCTTCGTTTGTGCTTGTCGAACAACTGTCTATTCGATTTTGATACCAGTTTGAAATTCTTTGGCGCTTTGAGACGGTACTCTCAGTGAGTAGTCGACTGTGCGAGGGTGTTAGTATAGTGGCCTGTGCAGACACTTTCTGACCCATTCTCTTGAAATAGTAACGCTACTTATACAAATCGGTGAACAGAACGTCTCTAAGGACGAACAGACGTCGCGACCGTAGTCCTCACCCACTCATTCGAACGCATCGAACGCAACCGAAAAGCGGAGACTCCTGCAGAGATGTCCATCCTATTGCGTATGTGCTAGATACTCGCTGCTATGCCAATCAAGACAGTCTTACTTGTCGTTAGCAACGAAGACAGCGATCACACCGAGCGGGTGACTGATACTCCCCTCGAGATCATAGCCCCCTCGACGCAACCGTCATCATGAGACACGCCATTCCCGAAAGCAAAACTCTCCTCTCGGAGATGAACATCGAAGTCTTCTGTACGACCGATGACCTGACATCGTCCCTCGAGACCCACGAACAGGCCGAATCGGCCCTCGATACCGACGTCCGCCCGACGTGGGGACTCGACCGTGCACTCCACATTGGCCGTAACTCCTGGCATACGTTCGTCGACCAACTCGAGCACGCGACCGACACTGCCACCAGTTCCTTCTTGGGATTCCTCGAGGCTTTCGAGAAGACACACAACTTTCGACGCCCACGGCTGCCGGGCGAGCGACTCCAACCTCGAGCAGTTCGTAACGCATCCGGTGAGCCAACGACGTACGCGAGACATCTATCGGCGCGCACTCGAGGGACGCACGCTCGCTCCTGACGACGTCACCGACGTTCAGGCGTTCCTGGTCGAGACGGCCACGCGGCTCAGCGCAGAGTCGCCCCGTCACGCATCGGGCGTCGAAAACACGGAACATACATGCATCTGTACCGCAACGACTTCGATACGAACACATGACAACCCCAAACGACTTCGATCTTGATGGCACGGTGTGCGTCATAACGGGCGGCTCAGGCGTCCTCGGGTCGGCAATGGCGAAAACTATCGGCGAAAACGGTGGCACGGTCGTCCTTCTCGCACGCGGCGAAGAGAAACTGGCAGCAGCCAGCGACGAACTCGCCGAGCGAGATATAGAACACAGTACGATCCCGGCGTCGGTCCTCGACCGCGCGGAACTGGACGCGGCCGCCGAAACCGTCGTCGAGGAGTACGGACGTATCGACGTCCTCATCAACGGCGCGGGTGGCAACCACCCCGATGCAACGACCGGAGCGGACACCTCCTTTTTCGACCTCCCGAAAGAGGGCCTCGAGCAGGTGACGAACGTCAACTTCGTTGGGACAGTTCTTGCATCGCAGGCCTTCGGGAAGCACATGGTCGAGCAGGGCGAGGGTACCATCCTGAACGTCTCGTCGATGAACGCCTTTACCCCGCTGACCAAGATTCCGGGCTATTCGGGCGCAAAGGCCGCTGTCTCGAACTTCACCGAGTGGCTGGCTGTCCACATGGCACAGGAGTACTCGCCGGATATTCGCGTCAATGCGATTGCACCCGGGTTCTTCCTCACGGAGCAGAACCGCTATCTGTTGATCGATGAGGATACGGGCGAGTACACCGACCGTGGCCAGTCGATCATCGACCACACCCCACAGGGCCGGTTCGGTGACCCGGAAGATCTCGCGACGACAGTCTGCTGGCTGCTCGCACCGGGTGCGGAGTTCATCACCGGAACTGTCATTCCGATTGATGGCGGGTTCTCGGCGTTCAGCGGCGTCTAACATCATTCTTGCATACGACCTCCGAGACTGGCAGCGGCAGCGGACAACGACTATAGTAGCCACTGCACGTCACTGCACACCTGATCGCCAGACGGATGCGCGGTTCGGAACGAGTACGCGGTTCGGAGCGAGTACGCGGTTCGGAGCGAGTACGCGGTTCGGAACGAGTACGCGGTTCGGAGCGAACGGAGTGAGTGAGAACCGCGGAAAAGCGAACGGGGAGGAACGACCCGTGAGCGAACGGAGTGAGTGAGAACCGCGGAAAAGCGAACGGGGAGGAACGACCCGTGAGCGAACGGAGTGAGCGAGAACCGCGGCAAAGTGAATAGTGCGAGACCGGCGGTCTCGCATACCATGCGAACGGCGCGTTGCGCCGTGAGCAGACGGGGAGGCACGACCCGTGAGCAGGTTCGGCAATCAGTGTGTCACTCGTTGCAGTTGCTACTATAGATCGCCGGCATGTCACTATGGATTCTGTGTAACTTCCGGACAGCCAGGCGCCAGGGCGGCTACCAGCGAGGCTACAACCGCACAGGTGTCGTCGACCAACACGGCCGCAAAAAGCAGGCGTTCCACGTCCTGGGGACGTTCTACCAGCAAAAGCGAGCCGAATAAGATCTCTCATCCGTGAGACGCGCAGTCTACCCCCACTCGACTGGTCGTAAGCACTCGCGTTTCGGACTGTCCACTCTCACATGCGTTTTCACCGTTTGTGCCGCTCGAGGCGAGTCTATAACGCTTTCCAAGAGCGCGACCACGCTTTGCTCTACAGCATCGAACAGCAGCGGCGCGTCAGCAACGCAGTCTGGACAGTCACTCGAGTCCTCACTACTCGAGTGTGCTGGTGGAACGGCTTGCAAACGCTAGCCTGACTGGAGTCGTTGTTCTCCCTGGTCGAATCTCTCTTTACAACCCCTCTCGAGGGGAACAATCGGCCGCTCGAGTGTTCGAAACGGAGAGTGTCGGTTCGACACCACAGGATTATTTACGACAGTACTTCCGTAATCTATGATCGCGGACGATGAATCCAGCACCGCCGTGTGTAACTCATCACCAGTGTGTTCGAGAGGAACGAACAGTACGGCGGGAGCCAGTGAAACAGACTGGTATCAGTCACCGACAGATCGACCGCAGGGAAGCACGGACTCGACTCGAGGAATTGTACCTACAGACCGTCTAAAACGTGTGTCGAGCAGTCTCGGCCGCCCACCTCGCTCGCCGAACAGAATCACTGTGTGCCCGGAGCGTCAGTAACCTGTATGGTACAGCCAGCAGTAGTAGTACCGCCAGAACCGGACGACCGATGGACACTTGCCACGCAACTGGGCGTCACGGACGCCGTGATCCACCCACTCGAGACTGCTGGTAGGACTGTCTCCAACGTTGGCCACAATGCGACCGTACTCACAGAATGCTCGTTATTAAATAATACATTGTATTCAGATATATCTGGCTACATTTGGGAACCATCAACTGTGAGAGACACTCTCCCAGCTTGAGCGCCATCGCTGATTCTCTTACTAACATATTTCACTTGGCCGATAAAGCCTCGATATTGCTGTGGAGGTCACTGACTCGTCGGATCTGTTTTAGTCAATTGGCAATGCGAGTGAGAACCATATTTCTGTTCGGAGATGCTATCTGAATACAGATATGATTGACTATTGATTCTGTATCTTATAGGTTTGGCAAGCACCTAACGGGAGGAACGCTCGAGTCGGTCACTTGGTGTTCAATCCAAGATCTTGGACGGAGGGGAGAGACCATCCGTAGGTTACGGCGATCAGCCGGGTGAGGACGGTGACGGCAGCACAGGTCGCCGCTGCGGTGGCGCTTGCGCCTCCGAGACTATCGACGACGAAGTATGAGGTTCCACCGAGGACCGCACAACTTGCGTAGAAATCGTCAAAGAGGATGAACGGGGCACGATCCAACAGGATATCGGCGACTGCACCGCCACCGGCGGCGTTAATCGTCGCAATCGCGACGACCCCAATCGCTGAAATACCCGCTTCAGTTGCGACGATTGCCCCGGTGGTCGCAAACGCGGCGAGTCCAATCGCGTCCGAAATCAGCGTGATCGGATGCGTATCTGGCTCGGTCAACACAGCGCTCAGCACAATCGCTAAGCCGACGCCGAACAGTCCGAGCGCGATTTCAATCGGGAGTTGCAACGCCAGCGGGACACGGTTGACGAGGAGGTCCCGTGTGACGCCGCCAGCGAACGCCATCGCCAGTCCGACGATAGCGATTCCAAACACGTCGAACTCTTCGCGGATCGCCTTCGACGACCCCACGAGCGCGAACGCAATTAGCCCGATGGTGTTCATGACGGCAAACGGGTCGCCAAAGAGCGTTACGAGAAGGTCCTGACTCACTATGGTCACTTACGAACGCCCCTGTATTGAGCGCTCTGCTCTGTCTCGAGCGAGCTTATCGGTTCCTCCCAGAGTGTTATCGGTCCACGCCGAAAGACACGAAGCCGGTGAATTCCCACTTCACTCGCTGCTCTTGGACGAGGATCTCGCGCTAGCGTTTCTCTCGCTGACGACCTCGCCGTCTTTGAGAACCGATCCGACGACACGCTCGTCGTACCGATACGGCAGGTGTCGGTACGAAGGTGCCTCGAGGACGACCACATCGGCCGGCGTGCCGACCTCGAGTGTGCCTGTGCCATCGAATCGATTGATCGCGGCGGCCGCCCGGTCGGTGATGCCACGGAGTGCTTCGCCGGGTGTCAGTCCCATTCCGACGCAGGCAAGCGTCGCCGTGAAGCCCTGTCGTTTTGCGTAGCAGTTCGGATTGAAATCGCTCCCGAGTGCCGGAATGGCGTTTCGCTCGCGATAGGGCTCGAGGTCGGGATACTCACCGCCGAGGCCGAACGCCGTCCCAGGTAAGAGCAC
The nucleotide sequence above comes from Natronolimnobius baerhuensis. Encoded proteins:
- a CDS encoding SDR family oxidoreductase, translating into MTTPNDFDLDGTVCVITGGSGVLGSAMAKTIGENGGTVVLLARGEEKLAAASDELAERDIEHSTIPASVLDRAELDAAAETVVEEYGRIDVLINGAGGNHPDATTGADTSFFDLPKEGLEQVTNVNFVGTVLASQAFGKHMVEQGEGTILNVSSMNAFTPLTKIPGYSGAKAAVSNFTEWLAVHMAQEYSPDIRVNAIAPGFFLTEQNRYLLIDEDTGEYTDRGQSIIDHTPQGRFGDPEDLATTVCWLLAPGAEFITGTVIPIDGGFSAFSGV
- a CDS encoding trimeric intracellular cation channel family protein — encoded protein: MSQDLLVTLFGDPFAVMNTIGLIAFALVGSSKAIREEFDVFGIAIVGLAMAFAGGVTRDLLVNRVPLALQLPIEIALGLFGVGLAIVLSAVLTEPDTHPITLISDAIGLAAFATTGAIVATEAGISAIGVVAIATINAAGGGAVADILLDRAPFILFDDFYASCAVLGGTSYFVVDSLGGASATAAATCAAVTVLTRLIAVTYGWSLPSVQDLGLNTK